A section of the Pimelobacter simplex genome encodes:
- a CDS encoding steroid 3-ketoacyl-CoA thiolase: protein MGNPVIVDAVRTPLGKRKGWLAGLHPAQTLGFVQAEVLRRAGVDPALVEQVIGGCVTQAGEQSNDAVRRAWLYAGLPQATAGTALDAQCGSGQQATHLVNDMVAAGTIDVGIACGVEMMSRIPLGANVPPGMGDPRPADWSIDMPNQFEAADRIAKNRGLTRADLEALGLASQAKAKVAVEEGRFKREIAPIEAPVLDDEGNPTGETRVVDADQGLRATTAEGLAGLRTVLEGGLHTAGTSSQISDGAAALLIMDEDKARALGLTPRARIKAQCLVGSDPYYHLDGPIDATQRLLDKTGMAISDFDLFEVNEAFASVVLSWAGVHGVDMDKVNVNGGAIALGHPVGATGVRLITTALHELERRDASTALISMCAGGAMATGTIIERI, encoded by the coding sequence ATGGGCAACCCTGTGATCGTCGACGCCGTCCGTACCCCGCTGGGCAAGCGCAAGGGCTGGCTGGCCGGCCTCCACCCCGCGCAGACGCTCGGCTTCGTCCAGGCCGAGGTGCTCCGCCGGGCCGGGGTCGACCCGGCCCTGGTCGAGCAGGTCATCGGCGGCTGCGTGACCCAGGCGGGCGAGCAGTCCAACGACGCCGTGCGCCGCGCCTGGCTGTACGCCGGACTCCCCCAGGCCACCGCCGGCACGGCCCTCGACGCCCAGTGCGGCTCGGGCCAGCAGGCCACCCACCTGGTCAACGACATGGTCGCCGCCGGCACCATCGACGTCGGCATCGCCTGCGGCGTCGAGATGATGTCGCGCATCCCCCTGGGCGCGAACGTGCCCCCGGGCATGGGCGACCCGCGTCCGGCCGACTGGTCGATCGACATGCCCAACCAGTTCGAGGCCGCCGACCGGATCGCCAAGAACCGCGGCCTGACCCGGGCCGACCTCGAGGCGCTCGGCCTGGCCTCGCAGGCCAAGGCGAAGGTCGCCGTCGAGGAGGGCCGGTTCAAGCGCGAGATCGCGCCGATCGAGGCCCCGGTGCTCGACGACGAGGGCAACCCGACCGGCGAGACCCGCGTGGTCGACGCCGACCAGGGCCTGCGCGCGACCACCGCCGAGGGCCTCGCCGGCCTGCGCACCGTGCTCGAGGGCGGCCTGCACACGGCCGGCACCTCGTCGCAGATCTCCGACGGCGCCGCGGCGCTGCTCATCATGGACGAGGACAAGGCGCGCGCCCTCGGCCTCACCCCGCGCGCCCGGATCAAGGCCCAGTGCCTGGTCGGCTCCGACCCGTACTACCACCTCGACGGCCCCATCGACGCCACCCAGCGGCTGCTCGACAAGACCGGCATGGCGATCAGCGACTTCGACCTGTTCGAGGTCAACGAGGCGTTCGCCTCGGTCGTGCTGTCGTGGGCCGGCGTGCACGGCGTCGACATGGACAAGGTCAACGTCAACGGCGGCGCCATCGCGCTGGGCCACCCGGTCGGCGCGACCGGCGTCCGCCTCATCACGACCGCGCTGCACGAGCTGGAGCGCCGCGACGCCTCCACCGCGCTGATCTCCATGTGCGCCGGCGGCGCGATGGCGACCGGCACGATCATCGAGCGGATCTGA
- a CDS encoding type IV toxin-antitoxin system AbiEi family antitoxin domain-containing protein, with translation MLGLIANDDGTLLRRDAIAHGADDNALLRAVRSGHLVRIRQGAYVLRGVWDSSDAVERHRLLLSAVRRQYDDRVAASHTSACIKHGGPTWGLRLESAHLTNLYGITERNQGKVVHHRGSCRVDDVTRDDAGWITTPTRTALDTASLAPQEPAVAVVDWYLASRLTTREELETAFATMKHWPDTLALHRVLQLADGRAESVGETRTRLLCRRQHLPAPVAQLEIHHPNGRLAGRIDFAWPEHGLMMEFDGMQKYHRFRRTGESIEATVVREKLREDVLRELTGWHMIRIVWSDLDHPKATAARIQRAMMLSTRPPAASS, from the coding sequence ATGCTCGGACTGATCGCGAACGACGACGGAACCTTGCTCCGCCGCGACGCGATCGCACATGGAGCGGACGACAACGCGTTGCTCCGCGCAGTGCGCTCAGGCCACCTCGTCCGCATTCGTCAGGGTGCGTACGTACTTCGAGGCGTCTGGGACTCGTCCGACGCTGTCGAGCGTCATCGACTCCTACTCTCAGCAGTGCGCAGGCAGTACGACGACCGAGTCGCCGCGTCGCATACGAGTGCCTGCATCAAGCACGGCGGCCCGACCTGGGGCCTCAGGCTCGAGTCGGCCCATCTGACCAACCTCTACGGGATCACCGAGCGGAACCAGGGGAAGGTGGTACATCACCGTGGCAGCTGCCGGGTCGACGACGTCACTCGCGACGATGCTGGCTGGATCACCACGCCGACGCGAACTGCTCTGGACACGGCCAGCCTCGCCCCCCAGGAACCCGCCGTCGCCGTGGTCGACTGGTACCTGGCGTCGCGACTGACCACCAGGGAGGAGCTCGAGACTGCCTTCGCAACCATGAAGCATTGGCCGGACACGCTGGCGCTGCACCGCGTGCTCCAACTGGCGGACGGTCGCGCCGAATCGGTGGGCGAGACGAGAACGCGGCTGCTCTGCCGCAGGCAGCATCTGCCAGCTCCCGTCGCACAACTCGAGATCCACCATCCGAACGGGCGCCTGGCGGGACGCATCGACTTTGCATGGCCGGAGCACGGCTTGATGATGGAGTTCGACGGGATGCAGAAGTACCACCGGTTCCGTCGGACAGGCGAGTCGATCGAGGCGACGGTCGTACGGGAGAAGCTCCGCGAAGATGTGCTGAGGGAGCTCACCGGGTGGCACATGATTCGGATCGTGTGGAGCGACCTCGATCACCCGAAGGCAACGGCGGCCCGTATCCAACGCGCCATGATGCTCTCTACCCGCCCGCCCGCCGCCTCATCCTGA
- a CDS encoding SDR family oxidoreductase has protein sequence MTQLLDGRVAIVTGAGRGIGRAHALELARHGAAVVVNDYGVSAAGEGTDESPAHEVVAEIEAMGGRAVVNGADVADFAAAEAMIRQAIDTFGGLDILVNNAGFLRDRMLVNTAEDEWDAVIRVHLKGHFAPLRHAGAYWRAEAKEGRQRAARVINTSSGAGMQGSIGQATYSAAKAGIAGLTLVAAAEMGRYGVTVNAIAPVAKTRMTEGAFDTSAMALPEDNSPIVAWLASAEAGDVTGRVIEIDGSVITIENGWSHGASRDAGARWEAEKVGGALRDMLAEGPAPEPVYGTV, from the coding sequence GTGACCCAGCTGCTCGACGGCCGCGTGGCCATCGTCACCGGAGCCGGCCGCGGTATCGGCCGCGCCCACGCCCTCGAACTCGCCCGCCACGGTGCCGCGGTCGTCGTCAACGACTACGGCGTCTCCGCGGCCGGCGAGGGCACCGACGAGTCGCCGGCCCACGAGGTCGTCGCCGAGATCGAGGCGATGGGCGGCCGGGCGGTCGTCAACGGCGCTGACGTCGCGGACTTCGCGGCCGCCGAGGCGATGATCCGCCAGGCGATCGACACCTTCGGCGGGCTCGACATCCTGGTCAACAACGCGGGCTTCCTGCGCGACCGGATGCTGGTCAACACCGCCGAGGACGAGTGGGACGCCGTCATCCGGGTGCACCTCAAGGGTCACTTCGCTCCGCTGCGCCATGCGGGTGCCTACTGGCGGGCCGAGGCCAAGGAGGGCCGTCAGCGCGCCGCGCGGGTCATCAACACGTCCTCGGGCGCCGGCATGCAGGGCTCGATCGGCCAGGCGACGTACTCCGCGGCCAAGGCCGGCATCGCCGGGCTGACGCTGGTCGCCGCCGCCGAGATGGGCCGCTACGGCGTCACCGTCAACGCGATCGCTCCGGTCGCCAAGACCCGGATGACCGAGGGCGCGTTCGACACCTCCGCCATGGCGCTGCCCGAGGACAACTCGCCGATCGTCGCCTGGCTCGCCTCCGCGGAGGCCGGCGACGTGACCGGTCGCGTGATCGAGATCGACGGCTCGGTGATCACGATCGAGAACGGCTGGAGCCACGGCGCCTCGCGCGACGCGGGTGCCCGCTGGGAGGCCGAGAAGGTCGGCGGCGCGCTGCGCGACATGCTCGCCGAGGGCCCGGCGCCTGAGCCGGTCTACGGCACGGTCTGA
- a CDS encoding SDR family oxidoreductase, producing the protein MTLSVDLGGRVALVTGGARGIGRGISEVLIAAGATVVTCGRSEAEPPAGASHLTCDVRDPDSVAALVDAIVARHGRLDIVVNNAGGGPFVMAADASPRLSEKVVGLNLMAALHVSQAANRVMQDQENGGAIINISSVSALRPSPGTAAYGAAKAGVDSLTTSLAMEWGPKVRVNCIDVGLVRTADTADHYGGDETVAAIERTIPLRRMARFEEVGNVAAFLASDLATYVSGASLACHGGGEMPVFLHIFQNSGENS; encoded by the coding sequence ATGACACTCAGCGTGGACCTTGGCGGCCGGGTCGCCCTCGTCACCGGCGGAGCGCGCGGCATCGGCCGCGGTATCTCCGAGGTGCTGATCGCCGCCGGCGCGACCGTGGTCACCTGCGGCCGCTCCGAGGCCGAGCCGCCCGCGGGCGCCAGCCACCTGACCTGCGACGTGCGCGACCCCGACTCGGTCGCGGCGCTCGTCGACGCGATCGTCGCCCGGCACGGCCGGCTCGACATCGTGGTCAACAACGCCGGCGGCGGCCCGTTCGTGATGGCCGCCGACGCCTCGCCGCGGCTGAGCGAGAAGGTCGTCGGGCTCAACCTGATGGCCGCGCTCCACGTCAGCCAGGCCGCCAACCGGGTCATGCAGGACCAGGAGAACGGCGGCGCGATCATCAACATCTCGTCCGTCTCCGCGCTGCGGCCCTCGCCCGGCACGGCGGCGTACGGCGCGGCCAAGGCGGGCGTCGACTCGCTGACCACCTCGCTGGCGATGGAGTGGGGCCCGAAGGTGCGGGTCAACTGCATCGACGTCGGCCTGGTGCGCACCGCCGACACCGCCGACCACTACGGCGGCGACGAGACCGTCGCCGCGATCGAGCGGACGATCCCGCTGCGCCGGATGGCGCGCTTCGAGGAGGTCGGCAATGTCGCCGCCTTCCTCGCCAGCGACCTGGCGACCTATGTCTCCGGTGCGAGCCTCGCCTGTCACGGCGGCGGCGAGATGCCGGTCTTCCTGCACATCTTCCAGAACTCAGGAGAGAACTCGTGA
- a CDS encoding enoyl-CoA hydratase family protein yields MTVTSELRPDGIRVVTMNAPPVNALTVQGWFDVAAALDEASADLDTKVLVLRAEGKGFNAGVDIKEMQNTTGFEALLGANRGCFAAFKAVYECSVPVVAAVNGFCVGGGVGLVGNADVVVASDDAYFGVPEVNQGALGAATHMARLVPQHMMRTLYFTARTIKAAELVQFGSVLEVVPRDELDAAALKVAGEIAAKDTRVIRAAKEALNGIDPIDVNKSYRWEQGFTFELNLMGVSDELRDDFAGTAKAKGA; encoded by the coding sequence ATGACAGTCACCAGCGAGTTGCGTCCGGACGGCATCCGCGTCGTCACGATGAACGCTCCCCCGGTCAACGCCCTCACCGTGCAGGGCTGGTTCGACGTGGCCGCGGCCCTCGACGAGGCCAGCGCCGACCTGGACACGAAGGTCCTCGTCCTCCGCGCGGAGGGCAAGGGCTTCAACGCCGGCGTCGACATCAAGGAGATGCAGAACACCACCGGTTTCGAGGCGCTCCTGGGCGCCAACCGGGGCTGCTTCGCCGCCTTCAAGGCTGTCTACGAGTGCTCGGTTCCCGTCGTCGCCGCGGTCAACGGCTTCTGCGTCGGCGGCGGCGTCGGCCTGGTCGGCAACGCCGACGTCGTGGTCGCCAGCGACGACGCCTACTTCGGCGTCCCCGAGGTCAACCAGGGCGCCCTCGGCGCGGCCACCCACATGGCCCGCCTGGTCCCCCAGCACATGATGCGCACGCTCTACTTCACCGCGCGCACCATCAAGGCCGCCGAGCTCGTGCAGTTCGGCTCGGTGCTCGAGGTGGTCCCCCGCGACGAGCTCGACGCCGCCGCGCTCAAGGTCGCCGGCGAGATCGCCGCCAAGGACACGCGCGTCATCCGCGCGGCCAAGGAGGCGCTCAACGGCATCGACCCGATCGACGTCAACAAGTCCTACCGCTGGGAGCAGGGCTTCACCTTCGAGCTCAACCTGATGGGCGTCAGCGACGAGCTGCGCGACGACTTCGCCGGCACGGCCAAGGCCAAGGGGGCCTGA
- a CDS encoding CoA transferase subunit A → MSSNRKPRDKRMSIDEVIGSLESGMTIGIGGWGPRRKPMALVRALYNSDLTDLTIVSWGGADVGLLARAGKIRRLVYAFVSLDTVPLEPNFQRARQAASIPEVVELDEGMFQTGLKAAAERLPFLPMRAGLGSDVLVNNPWIKTVASPYDEGHGHEELVAVPALRLDAALVHLNRADQHGNATYLGPDPYFDDLFAMAADKTYVSVEQVVDTAGLTVDTPVQRLLLNRMMVSGVVETPHGAHFTTCTPDYERDEKFQRAYAAAAGGTDEEWQAFHDRFLAGDEAAYQAAVQAFTEENAR, encoded by the coding sequence ATGAGCAGCAACCGCAAGCCCCGCGACAAGCGCATGTCGATCGACGAGGTGATCGGCAGCCTGGAGAGCGGGATGACCATCGGCATCGGCGGCTGGGGCCCGCGGCGCAAGCCGATGGCGCTGGTCCGCGCGCTCTACAACTCCGACCTCACCGACCTGACGATCGTCAGCTGGGGCGGCGCCGACGTGGGCCTGCTCGCCCGCGCCGGCAAGATCCGCCGGCTCGTCTACGCGTTCGTCTCGCTCGACACCGTCCCGCTGGAGCCGAACTTCCAGCGCGCCCGCCAGGCCGCCTCGATCCCCGAGGTCGTCGAGCTCGACGAGGGCATGTTCCAGACCGGCCTCAAGGCCGCGGCCGAGCGGCTGCCCTTCCTGCCGATGCGCGCCGGGCTCGGCTCCGACGTCCTGGTCAACAACCCGTGGATCAAGACCGTCGCCAGCCCGTACGACGAGGGCCACGGCCACGAGGAGCTCGTCGCGGTCCCCGCGCTGCGCCTCGACGCCGCGCTCGTCCACCTCAACCGTGCCGACCAGCACGGCAATGCGACGTACCTGGGGCCGGACCCGTACTTCGACGACCTCTTCGCGATGGCCGCCGACAAGACCTACGTCAGCGTCGAGCAGGTCGTCGACACCGCCGGCCTGACCGTCGACACCCCCGTACAGCGGCTGCTGCTCAACCGGATGATGGTCAGCGGCGTCGTCGAGACCCCGCACGGCGCGCACTTCACCACCTGCACCCCCGACTACGAGCGCGACGAGAAGTTCCAGCGTGCCTACGCCGCCGCGGCCGGCGGCACCGACGAGGAGTGGCAGGCCTTCCACGACCGCTTCCTCGCCGGCGACGAGGCGGCCTACCAGGCAGCCGTCCAGGCCTTCACCGAGGAGAACGCCCGATGA
- a CDS encoding CoA-transferase subunit beta produces the protein MSDYTRADVCAAAIADAFSEDGEIFASPMGLLPTLGVRLAKLTSNPDLVISDGESLFLGGTPPLGGKDVVEGWIPFRRVFDVVAYGKRHVMMGATQVDRHGNQNISAIGPFAQPKRQLLGSRGAPGNTVNNRTSYWVPKHSTRVFVEEVDIVSGVGPARAAAAGPGASRFNDIHRVVSNLGVFDLGGAGSTVRLVSVHPGVTVDEVVAATGFALEVPAEVPVTRAPSYEELVIIREVLDPKGLRFKEVPAE, from the coding sequence ATGAGCGACTACACCCGCGCCGACGTCTGCGCCGCCGCGATCGCGGACGCCTTCAGCGAGGACGGCGAGATCTTCGCCAGCCCGATGGGCCTGCTGCCGACCCTCGGGGTCCGGCTCGCCAAGCTGACCTCGAACCCCGACCTGGTGATCAGCGACGGCGAGTCGCTCTTCCTCGGCGGTACGCCGCCGCTGGGCGGCAAGGACGTCGTCGAGGGCTGGATCCCGTTCCGCCGCGTCTTCGACGTCGTCGCCTACGGCAAGCGCCACGTGATGATGGGCGCCACCCAGGTCGACCGGCACGGCAACCAGAACATCTCCGCGATCGGCCCGTTCGCCCAGCCCAAGCGCCAGCTCCTCGGCTCGCGCGGCGCCCCGGGCAACACGGTCAACAACCGGACGTCGTACTGGGTGCCGAAGCACTCGACCCGGGTCTTCGTCGAGGAGGTCGACATCGTCTCCGGCGTCGGCCCCGCCCGCGCGGCCGCAGCCGGCCCGGGCGCCTCGCGCTTCAACGACATCCACCGCGTCGTCAGCAACCTCGGCGTCTTCGACCTCGGGGGCGCCGGCTCGACCGTGCGTCTGGTCTCGGTGCACCCGGGCGTCACCGTCGACGAGGTCGTCGCCGCGACCGGCTTCGCGCTGGAGGTGCCGGCCGAGGTGCCGGTGACCCGCGCGCCGTCGTACGAGGAGCTGGTGATCATCCGCGAGGTCCTCGACCCCAAGGGCCTGCGCTTCAAGGAGGTGCCCGCCGAATGA
- a CDS encoding NAD(P)H-dependent flavin oxidoreductase — protein MIAQQIRTPFTDLVGVPHPVVQTGMGWVSGPRLVSGTAEAGGLGILASATMTFAELEQAIIEVKSRTDKPFGVNLRADAADAPDRCRLLIDHGVKVASFALAPKPELIAQLKEHGIVVMPSIGAAKHAVKVASWGADAVMIQGGEGGGHTGAVPTTLLLPTVLDAVDIPVIAAGGFFDGRGLAAALSYGAAGVGMGTRFLLTRDSAVPDAVKELYLSKGLADTVVTTKVDGMPHRMLRTDLVDSLEETSAVRRFGPTMRRTLEFKKSSGMSWSGLLKDGRAMKKAQGRTLGQMALAANTPTMLRAGLVEGDTSAGVLASGQVVGVIDDLPSCEELVERIVVQAAAELKRASSYVV, from the coding sequence ATGATCGCCCAGCAGATCCGCACGCCCTTCACCGACCTGGTCGGCGTCCCCCACCCGGTCGTGCAGACCGGCATGGGCTGGGTCTCCGGCCCGCGCCTGGTCTCCGGCACCGCCGAGGCCGGCGGCCTGGGCATCCTCGCCTCGGCGACGATGACCTTCGCCGAGCTGGAGCAGGCGATCATCGAGGTCAAGAGCCGCACCGACAAGCCGTTCGGCGTCAACCTGCGCGCCGACGCCGCTGACGCCCCCGACCGCTGCCGGCTGCTCATCGACCACGGCGTCAAGGTGGCCTCGTTCGCGCTGGCCCCCAAGCCCGAGCTGATCGCCCAGCTCAAGGAGCACGGCATCGTCGTGATGCCCTCGATCGGGGCCGCCAAGCACGCGGTCAAGGTCGCCTCCTGGGGCGCCGACGCCGTGATGATCCAGGGCGGCGAGGGCGGCGGCCACACCGGCGCCGTCCCCACCACGCTGCTGCTGCCGACCGTCCTCGACGCCGTCGACATCCCGGTCATCGCCGCGGGCGGCTTCTTCGACGGACGCGGCCTCGCCGCCGCCCTGTCCTACGGCGCCGCCGGCGTCGGCATGGGCACCCGCTTCCTGCTGACCCGCGACTCCGCGGTCCCGGACGCGGTCAAGGAGCTCTACCTCTCCAAGGGCCTGGCCGACACCGTGGTCACCACCAAGGTCGACGGGATGCCCCACCGGATGCTCCGCACCGACCTGGTCGACTCGCTCGAGGAGACCTCCGCCGTACGCCGCTTCGGCCCGACGATGCGCCGCACCCTGGAGTTCAAGAAGTCCTCCGGCATGTCCTGGTCCGGCCTGCTCAAGGACGGCCGCGCCATGAAGAAGGCCCAGGGCCGCACCCTCGGTCAGATGGCCCTCGCCGCCAACACCCCGACCATGCTGCGCGCCGGCCTGGTCGAGGGCGACACCTCCGCGGGCGTGCTGGCCAGCGGCCAGGTGGTCGGCGTGATCGACGACCTGCCCTCGTGCGAGGAGCTGGTGGAGCGGATCGTCGTGCAGGCGGCTGCGGAGCTGAAGCGGGCGTCGTCGTACGTCGTGTGA